The Harmonia axyridis chromosome 3, icHarAxyr1.1, whole genome shotgun sequence nucleotide sequence TGGTTCTGGGAGAAGGGGTTCCTCGATATGCAATTGGAACTTTCAGCTTCTTCGGTAGCTCACTTGGTGAGAGCACtggactagttattcggaggttgcgggttcaaTTCCTgttcgaggaggtactttttcaggaatcaaaaatgttaaatatatatattgccTTATTTATTTTCGgaccaaaaatcattatttcaaaattccatctGTCTTGTAAAATTATTTAGATCCCCCGCACATTGGCAACTTTTCaatcacaaaaataaaacaaactttATAGTTCTTATACGAATGCACCTACATGCGATTATTTGGGTCAACTAAAAAATTCCAACACACTCTATTGACAATGCAATAGGGGCTTGGTAAGCAGCAGGCAACTTTCaaccaaaaaataatttaaataccGAGAATTAAAATTAGTCTCAAAGTTCTTAAGCTCttgaaaaaacacccattacattATGTTTCTTTTTCAGTGAACATATCTATCTTTGCCAATGGGATGACAATGGCATGGTCCTCAACAGTTCTGGTGAAACTCGCTAGCGGAGATGACAGTCCTCTAGGTCATCCAATAACTTTCCAACAGATTGAACTCATAGGATCTCTTCTATTTTTCACCGCAGCATTTGCACCCCTACTGTTTATGAGAAGCTGCGAAACCTTTGGAAGAAAAAGTACACTAGTATTGTGCATACTTCCATCAGTATTAGGTAATGGGATTTTGGTGTTTGCTAAAACAGTGGAGATGTATTATTTAGCAAGGATATTGAATGGGATAACTATAGGTCCTATAAGTGGATTGGCACAGTCATATCTATCGGAAattattttccaagaaaaaaaaagaggttCATATTTGGCAATAAACTCTCCTTCTGTGCAGGCAGGAGTACTGTTTTCATACATTAGCGGTCGGTATCTTCCTGTTCCTATTTTCAACGCAATCATATTGGTCATAACATTGTTATCGGTTGTTTTGATAACTTTCGGATGCCCTGAAAGTCCGTATTTCATATTGGAAACCAAAGGCAAGAAAGCCtcattgaatatattgaataaattacAAGGAGTAGATGTGGAAAAAGATTTGTTGGAAATCGAAGAGGCTTTGACGAAAGAGACACAAACATCAATTTTTGACGTTTTCAGATCTAAGGAGAACATGAAGCCTTTTGTCATGGCGACCATGCTACTAGTTCTGCAGCAATTTTCAGGTATTGGTATTTTGATGGCGTACAGTCAGCAGATTTTTATGAATAGTGCTGGAATTTTACCTCCAGAACAGTGTTCGATAATAGTAGGAATCATTCAAGTTTTGGCGTCAAGTGCTACAACTTTTACGTCGACAAAATTCCCTAGAAAatctttattgatattttctttGTTAGGATCAGGCCTTTTCGATTTCATCCTTGGCATTTACTTTCTCTACGCGAAAGATTTCATCGGTTTTAACTGGGTACCACTGGTTGCTATGGTATCATTTGTAATTTTGTATAACTCAGGGTTGGATCCGATCCCTCTGGTATATCTTGGGGAGATATTTCCTTCACATTTGAGATCTGCCGGGACTTCGGCTTGTATAATTACCAATTGGGTATTATTTTCGGTTTCAGCTTATACCTTCGCTAAACTTGATGTCGGTATTTTATTCCTTGCTTATTCAGTGAGCTGTTTGTTTGGAGTTTTCTATGTTAAATTCTGTATAACTGAAACCAAAGACAAGACTTTGAGAGAAATTCAAGTGGAATTGGAGACATAATTTTCGATAtattaaaaagttttcaaaaatacgATGTAAGTAAAGTGAATACACTATTGGATGTAATAAGCACATGCATTGTATTCTTGAAAATTgtatttgataaataaatgTTGGTTATTATTGTTTATGAGTATGG carries:
- the LOC123675554 gene encoding facilitated trehalose transporter Tret1-like — translated: MAVWKYFARFFRSYYTIFIVIAVNISIFANGMTMAWSSTVLVKLASGDDSPLGHPITFQQIELIGSLLFFTAAFAPLLFMRSCETFGRKSTLVLCILPSVLGNGILVFAKTVEMYYLARILNGITIGPISGLAQSYLSEIIFQEKKRGSYLAINSPSVQAGVLFSYISGRYLPVPIFNAIILVITLLSVVLITFGCPESPYFILETKGKKASLNILNKLQGVDVEKDLLEIEEALTKETQTSIFDVFRSKENMKPFVMATMLLVLQQFSGIGILMAYSQQIFMNSAGILPPEQCSIIVGIIQVLASSATTFTSTKFPRKSLLIFSLLGSGLFDFILGIYFLYAKDFIGFNWVPLVAMVSFVILYNSGLDPIPLVYLGEIFPSHLRSAGTSACIITNWVLFSVSAYTFAKLDVGILFLAYSVSCLFGVFYVKFCITETKDKTLREIQVELET